In Thermus antranikianii DSM 12462, the genomic window TGCCGCTTTAATGGGCGAACAGCCCAACCCTTGGGACCTTCTTCAGCCCCAGGATGCGACGAGCCGACATCGAGGTGCCAAACCTCCCCGCCGCTGTGGACGCTCGGGGGAGATCAGCCTGTTATCCCCGGGGTAACTTTTATCCGTTGATCGATGGCCCTTCCACACGGGACCACCGGTTCACTAGGCCCGGCTTTCGCCCCTGCTCGGCTTGCAGGCCTCACAGTCAGGCTCCCTTCTACCCTTGCGCTCTCCGGCGGATTTCCGTCCCGCCTGAGGGAACCTTTGGGCGCCTCCGTTACCCTTTAGGAGGCGACCGCCCCAGTCAAACTGCCCGCCAAGCGCTGTCCCCAATTCCTTGGGTTAGGCCCCCAGCCGCATCAGGGTGGTATTTCACCGGCGCCTCCACCGCCCCCGAAAGGGCGGCTTCACAGGCTCCCACCTATCCTACGCAGACGCGACCAAGAGCCAACACCAGGCTGCAGTAAAGCTCCACGGGGTCTTTTCGTCCTGCCACGGGTAGGCCGCATCTTCACGGCCAGTTCAATTTCACCGGGTCCCTCGCCGAGACAGCGCTCCGGTCGTTACGCTTTTCGTGCAGGTCGGAACTTACCCGACAAGGAATTTCGCTACCTTAGGACCGTTATAGTTACGGCCGCCGTTCACCGGGGCTTCGGTTCAGGGCTTGCACCCTTCCCCTTGACCTTCCGGCACCGGGCAAGCGTCGCTCCCTATACCTCCTCTTACGAGTTCGCAGAGAGCTGTGTTTTTGGTAAACAGTCGCCAGAGCCTGTTCACTGCGGCTCCCCAATGGTGCCCGGAGGCACCACCGGGAGCACCCCTTCTCCCGAAGTTACGGGGCCAACTTGCAGAGTTCCTTGGCGAGGGTTCTCCCGCGCGCCTGAGTGCTCTTGCACCCGCCCACCTGTGTCGGTTTCCGGTACGGGTTCCCATGGGTTGTGCTTAGAGGCTTTTCTTGGCTCCCTGGCTTCGGGGGGTTGTCACCCTCACGGGCTTCCCCACCACGCAGAGCTCCCGGGGAGCGGATTTGCCTACCCCCCACCCTGCGCTTCTGGCCGGGCTCGTCCATGGCTCCGGTCCCCCTAGCCTAGAGCGTCCCCCCATCGCACCCATGGGAAGGGCCGGAATATTAACCGGCTGCCCTTCGGCTACGCCTTTCGGCCTCACCTTAGGTCCCGCCTAACCCTACGCTGACGACCATTGCGTAGGAACCCTTGGGCTTACGGCGACAGGGATTCTCACCCTGTTTATCGTTACTCATGCCGGCATTCGCACTTCCCTTACCTCCAGCCGCCCTCGCGGACGACCTTCATCGGCATCGGGAACGCTCCCCTACCGCCTGGGGGATCACCCCCCAGACCCGCAGCTTCGGCGCTGGGCTTAAGCCCCGATCATTTTCGGCGCAGCGTCGCTCGACCAGTGAGCTATTACGCACTCTTTAAAGGATGGCTGCTTCTAAGCCAACCTCCTGGCTGTCTCAGCGACGCCACATCCTTTCCCACTTAGCCCAGACTTCGGGACCTTAGCTGGCGGTCTCGGTTGTTCCCGCGCTCGGACGCGGACGTTATCGCCCGCGCCCTCACTCCCAGGCTCCACCTGGGACCCTTCGGAGTTTGACAGGGTTTGGTAGGCTGGTGGGCCCCCTAGCCCTATCAGTGCTCTACAGGCCCCAGTCAGCGCCTGAGGCTGACCCTAAAGTCATTTCGGGGAGAACCAGCTATCTCCGGGTTCGGTTAGCTTTTCACTCCTAACCCCAGCTCATCCGAGGGGTTTGCATCCCCCACCGGTTCGGGCCTCCACTGGGCTTCACCCCAGCTTCACCCTGGCCAGGGCTAGCTCACCCGGTTTCGGGTCCACGGCCGCGGACTAACGCCCTGTTCGGACTCGGTTTCCCTACGCCTCCGCCTCAACGGCTTAAGCTCGCCCACGACCGTGAGTCGCCGGCTCATGCTTCAATAGGCACGCCGCAACCCCCAAAGGGGCCGCGACTGCTTGTAAGCCCACGGTTTCAGGCTCTATTTCACTCCCCTCCCGGGGTTCTTTTCACCTTTCCCTCACGGTACTGGTGCGCTATCGGTCACCCGGAGTACTTAGCCTTAGGCGGTGGTCCGCCCAGATTCCCCCATGGCTCCACGAACCACGGGGTACTCGGGTACCCTCACCTATCCCCTCCCCTTTCGCCTACAGGGCTTTCACCTTCTCTGGCGCTGCTTCCCAGCAGCTTCGGCTAGGGTCAGAGATTCGGCATCCGAGGGCCCCACTACCCCGCCCGGACAAGCCAGGCGGTTTAGGCTCTTCCCCTTTCGCTCGCCGCTACTCAGGGAGTCGCTTTCGCTTTCCTCTCCTCTGGGTACTGAGATGTTTCAGTTCCCCAGGTTCCCCCCGCCAAATCGGCGGTGACCCGTGTTCCCACGGGCCGGGTTCCCCCATTCGGACATCCAGGGATCAACGCCCGCTACCGGCTCCCCCTGGCTTATCGCAGGTAGCCACGTCCTTCATCGGCTCGGGGGCCAAGGCATCCACCGTGGGCCCTTAGCATCTTGACCCTCAAAGGCCGCTCATCACGGCCTCCAACCACCTATCCTCCACCCCAGCTTTCAAGATCCCCCGCCGCCCCTTCAGGCAGCGCAAAGAAAAAACTACCAGACCAAAACAAGACTGTCAAGGGGCCGTGGGAGTACACCGCTGGTATCTTGACGGAAGGGCTTCCCCTCGCTAAGCTGGTTTTTGCGTGCGGGGGCGATTAGCTCAGCTGGTCAGAGCGCACGCCTGATAAGCGTGAGGTCGGTGGTTCAAGTCCACCATCGCCCACCACGATGAAGACGCAAAGCTTCCCCCCTCGGTAGCGAGGGGGGAAGTGCTTTAGGGGGCTATTTGGAGGGCCATTTGCTCAGGCTAGGGGCCTGTTTCCAGAGCTTTTTAGGAGGTCTTCCAAGTCTATTACATAACCCCGGCGCTCCTCTTCCAGGAGATGGCGGTAAATGCCCAAGGTGATGTTGGGGTTTGCGTGGCCCAGGCGCTCACTCACCACCTCCAGGGGGATGCCTCGGGAGAGGGCCAGGGAGGCCCAGGTGTGTCGGAGGTCGTGCACCCGCACCCGACCCAGGCCTGCCTTCTCTGCCAGGCGGCGGAGATAGTGGTTGAAGGCATCCGGGTCATAAGGTTTTCCACCGCCGAAGAGGAAGAGCTCCCAAAGCTCCTCCGGGGTTAGGCGCTCCAGAAGCTTCTGGCGGCGCTCCTGCAAGCGCAGGAGTAGTCCCCGGGGTAAGGGGACTTTTCTACGGGCATGCCTGGTCTTGGGAGCGCTGAAAGTTCCCTTGCCCTCTACTTTGGTCCATGAACGCCATACCGTCAGTTCTCCTCGGGTGAAATCGATGTCCCGCCATTGCAGGGCAAGAGCCTCCCCCCGGCGTAGCCCCGTTGCCAGCATAAGGCGGAGGAGGAGGGCCATATCGGGGCTTTTGGACCGCTCCGCCTCCTCCAGGAGGCGGGCCACCTCGTGGGGCTCCAGAGCCCGGGCGGCTTTCTCCCCCTGGGATAGGCGTAGGCTCACCGCCTCTGCGGGGTTGCGGGCCACCAGCTCTAGGCGGAGTGCCTCGCGGAAGAGGGCCTTTAGGCGCATGAGGACTTTGCCGACCGTTCTGGCCGAGTACCCCTGCTCCATGACCCTGTCTAGCACCCCGCGAATGTGGGCAGGGCGTACCTCCTGCAAGCGCATGCGGCCTAAGGGATCATGGGCAAAAGGGTCTTTGAGGGAGGGCATAGCGCGCATGAGTTCTTCTTTGGCGAGGCGGAGAGAGTTTGGTCGCAAGCCCTCCCGCTCCAGGCGCTTCAGGTACTCCAGGGCAAACTCGCGGGTACTCTGCTTGGAGGGTTCGGCCAGGAGGCCCTTGGATTTCTGGTCTACCAGCTCGGCTAAGAGCTTTTCCGCCTCGCGGCGGCTATTGGCGTAGCGCTTCGCCTTGAGGAGCTTGCCCGTAGCGGGATCAACCCACTTGAGCTCGGCCACCCATTTGCTCTTGGTGGCGTCGTAATAGGTGGAGCCTCCTCCTTTACCGCGTGCCATGCTTTCCTCCCGTCGCTTCTGGCAAAGGCAAAGCCTTTCCCATAGTTGGCTACATCCTACCTAGCGGGGCTATAATCCTTGCTCCTTTAGATGGACTGTCTTCCTAAGAGGGGGGAGGTTATTCGAAAAGTGCGTTTGGGGGATGGGGACGACTATGGTTTGGTATATGCTAGGGGCTCTCTTCAGACCACCCCAAACCGAGGCCCAAAGCCAGGCTTGGCCTGAGGCGGACCAGCAAGCCCTTCACATGGCTACCCTGAGGGTTTTGTCCCCAAGAGAAGTGATCGTTGAGGGGCGGGTCACGTTGGTTGGCGACACCTCCAC contains:
- a CDS encoding tyrosine-type recombinase/integrase — protein: MARGKGGGSTYYDATKSKWVAELKWVDPATGKLLKAKRYANSRREAEKLLAELVDQKSKGLLAEPSKQSTREFALEYLKRLEREGLRPNSLRLAKEELMRAMPSLKDPFAHDPLGRMRLQEVRPAHIRGVLDRVMEQGYSARTVGKVLMRLKALFREALRLELVARNPAEAVSLRLSQGEKAARALEPHEVARLLEEAERSKSPDMALLLRLMLATGLRRGEALALQWRDIDFTRGELTVWRSWTKVEGKGTFSAPKTRHARRKVPLPRGLLLRLQERRQKLLERLTPEELWELFLFGGGKPYDPDAFNHYLRRLAEKAGLGRVRVHDLRHTWASLALSRGIPLEVVSERLGHANPNITLGIYRHLLEEERRGYVIDLEDLLKSSGNRPLA